From one Phoenix dactylifera cultivar Barhee BC4 unplaced genomic scaffold, palm_55x_up_171113_PBpolish2nd_filt_p 001685F, whole genome shotgun sequence genomic stretch:
- the LOC120108969 gene encoding outer envelope pore protein 24, chloroplastic-like produces the protein MKATLTGKYESIKNFPTASLTVDTKVGDVKLKASVPDFVVADGRPSLSSLLSFALEKPGSFSIDYSHKNDVKFKFMNSVKVLEKAVDLTYTHARKENRTAVEGAVALDASNKIAVSNVLGTEEWKVRYTYAHGALRRTVIEPCYDVKANAWDVAVTRKFERGNAVKATFRTSSRSVDLEWTGDIPLNTTIKISGSINMAEKIAVPKLTAETTWSYEI, from the exons ATGAAGGCGACTCTCACAGGCAAGTACGAGAGCATCAAAAACTTCCCTACCGCCTCCCTCACTGTGGATACCAAAGTCGGCGACGTCAAGCTCAAGGCCTCCGTCCCCGACTTCGTCGTCGCCGATGGGCGCCCCTCCTTGTCCTCCTTGCTCTCCTTCGCCCTCGAGAAGCCCGGTTCCTTCTCCATCGACTACTCCCACAAAAAT GATGTCAAGTTCAAGTTCATGAACTCGGTGAAGGTGCTGGAGAAGGCGGTGGATCTGACGTACACGCACGCGCGGAAGGAGAATCGGACGGCGGTGGAAGGGGCGGTGGCGTTAGACGCGTCGAACAAGATCGCGGTGAGCAACGTGCTGGGAACAGAGGAGTGGAAGGTGCGGTACACGTACGCGCACGGCGCGCTCCGGCGGACGGTGATCGAGCCCTGCTACGACGTCAAAGCCAACGCCTGGGACGTCGCCGTGACGAGGAAGTTCGAACGGGGCAACGCCGTCAAGGCCACCTTCCGAACCTCCTCCCGGAGCGTCGATCTCGAGTGGACCGGGGACATCCCCCTCAATACAACCATCAAG ATTTCTGGATCCATCAATATGGCGGAGAAAATTGCAGTTCCAAAACTTACAGCTGAGACTACATGGAGTTATGAGATTTGA